DNA sequence from the Candidatus Caldatribacterium sp. genome:
ACGGCTTTCATCAGGCGGGCGTATGAGGAAGCGGTTACCTTGCGGTACCGTTTCTTTAGCTTCGGTGACGCCATGCTCATCCTCTGACTGAAGGAGGAATCTCCGTTGGGGCAACACTTCAGGGTACTTGCAGTGGATCCCCGTTCTCGAGCGCGGTATGGTATCCTTGAGACACCTCACGGAACCATTGAGACACCGGTTTTCATGCCAGTGGGGACCCAGGGAACGGTGAAAGCAGTTGCTCCCGATCGCTTGAGGGCTCTGGGGATTCGCATTTTCCTCTGTAATGCGTACCATCTCCATCTTCGCCCTGGGGAAGATCTCATTCGGGAAGCAGGGGGCTTACACCGTTTCATCT
Encoded proteins:
- a CDS encoding tRNA-guanine transglycosylase; this encodes MGQHFRVLAVDPRSRARYGILETPHGTIETPVFMPVGTQGTVKAVAPDRLRALGIRIFLCNAYHLHLRPGEDLIREAGGLHRFISWDGALLTDSGGFQVFSLAQLVRVDDEGVSFRSHLDGSLQR